Proteins encoded by one window of Rutidosis leptorrhynchoides isolate AG116_Rl617_1_P2 chromosome 7, CSIRO_AGI_Rlap_v1, whole genome shotgun sequence:
- the LOC139860043 gene encoding uncharacterized protein, with protein MELGTQGRVNRRAREVQPPRILWKNLNGEKAETFRANVVERMGAELENAAFIDADQMWNNLASTIRGVAKESLGVAVGTSRAQNGCRESWWLNDEVQTKVALKQARFRELTSFRGGTLVDRTSIENSYKEAKREAKIAVTYAKDKAYEDLYKRLDSKEGANDIYRIAKARERRRRDLDNIKYIKDEAGQSIVKEDKIRKRWEEYFSSLFDGGRTKNGEPHVYDMAPQYQNNCFCTRINHGEVRVALRKMRRNKAVGPDQIPIEAWRCLGDDGVRWLTNLFNMMFRSAKMPMEWRLSEVIPIYKNKEDAQTCSNYRGIKLLSHTMKLWERVIETRLRRETKVSENQFGFMPGRSSMEGAKTRVRTTVGYTEFFPVEVGLHQGSALSPFLFALVLDDLSHRIQGSIPWCLIFSDDIVLVSESQDELNRRLEQWRNV; from the exons ATGGAGTTAGGTACCCAGGGACGGGTAAACAGGAGAGCGAGAGAAGTACAACCACCCAGAATCCTCTGGAAGAACTTAAATGGAGAGAAGGCGGAGACTTTTAGGGCTAATGTTGTTGAAAGAATGGGTGCTGAATTGGAAAATGCAGCCTTTATTGATGCAGATCAGATGTGGAACAACCTAGCGTCCACTATTAGAGGGGTGGCAAAAGAATCCTTGGGAGTGGCAGTTGGGACGTCGAGAGCCCAAAATGGTTGTAGAGAATCATGGTGGCTTAACGACGAGGTCCAAACTAAAGTCGCGCTTAAACAAGCGAGGTTTCGGGAGCTCACCTCCTTTAGAGGGGGTACACTAGTAGACAGAACTAGCATAGAAAATAGCTATAAAGAAGCCAAGAGAGAAGCAAAGATCGCCGTTACATATGCAAAAGATAAAGCTTACGAAGACTTATATAAGAGACTAGACTCTAAAGAAGGGGCAAACGACATCTAcaggatagccaaagctagggagcgTCGGCGAAGGGATCTGGATAACATCAAATATATCAAGGATGAAGCAGGTCAAAGCATAGTGAAGGAAGACAAAATTAGGAAACGATGGGAAGAATACTTCTCATCCCTTTTCGATGGGGGAAGGACTAAGAATGGAGAACCTCATGTCTATGATATGGCCCCACAATATCAAAACAACTGTTTCTGCACGAGGATCAACCATGGGGAAGTTAGAGTGGCCCTACGCAAGATGAggagaaacaaagcagtaggaccgGACCAAATCCCCatagaggcgtggcggtgcctAGGCGATGATGGGGTTAGGtggttgacaaaccttttcaacaTGATGTTTAGAAGCGCAAAAATGCCAATGGAGTGGAGACTGAGTGAGgttattcccatttacaagaaCAAAGAGGATGCACAGACGTGTAGTAACTATAGAGGTATAAAGTTACTTAGCCATACCATGAAActatgggagagagtgattgagactaggcTTAGACGAGAGACAAAGGTGTCAGAGAATCAATTTGGGTTCATGCCAGGACGCTCCTCGATGGAG GGGGCGAAAACTCGCGTTCGGACGACAGTAGGATACACAGAGTTTTTCCCAGTAGAAGTAGGTTTACATCAAGGATCTGCTCTTAGCCCTTTTCTTTTTGCTTTAGTCTTAGACGACCTGTCTCATAGGATACAAGGGAGTATCCCTTGGTGCTTGATTTTTTCCGATGATATTGTCTTAGTATCGGAATCCCAGGATGAGCTAAACAGAAGGCTGGAGCAATGGaggaatgtgtag